In one Populus nigra chromosome 12, ddPopNigr1.1, whole genome shotgun sequence genomic region, the following are encoded:
- the LOC133669235 gene encoding transcription repressor MYB5-like — translation MMNLSSRNSIRSRSTPTSCCGKVGIKRGSWTPEEDEILANYIKKDGEGRWHTFPKRVGLFRCGKSYRLRWMNYLRPSVKRGRIALDEEDLILRLYKWLGNRWFLIAGRIPGRTDNEIKNYWNTYLRKKLISQGIDPTTHKPLYPNPNSSEIANIAPTQNSNPNSFPLEENARVDRAITTRVFENLTITNLDQFPN, via the exons ATGATGAATCTATCCTCAAGGAACTCAATAAGGAGCAGGAGTACACCCACATCATGTTGTGGCAAGGTGGGTATAAAGAGGGGGTCGTGGACACCTGAAGAAGATGAGATCTTGGCGAACTACATCAAGAAGGATGGTGAAGGGCGGTGGCATACATTTCCAAAGCGGGTGGGGCTTTTTAGGTGTGGTAAGAGCTACCGCCTTCGATGGATGAATTATCTCAGGCCTTCTGTTAAGAGAGGACGTATTGCCCTAGATGAAGAAGATCTCATTCTTAGGCTTTATAAATGGCTTGGTAACag GTGGTTTTTAATAGCCGGGAGGATACCAGGACGCACAGATAATGAGATCAAGAATTACTGGAACACCTATCTACGTAAGAAGCTCATTAGTCAAGGAATTGATCCAACGACCCACAAGCCTTTATACCCTAACCCTAATTCATCAGAGATTGCCAATATTGCTCCCACTCAAAACTCCAACCCTAATTCTTTTCCACTAGAAGAGAATGCCAGGGTCGATCGAGCTATAACCACTAGAGTATTTGAGAACTTAACAATAACTAACTTGGATCAGTTTCCAAATTAG